From Streptomyces zhihengii, the proteins below share one genomic window:
- a CDS encoding DUF2867 domain-containing protein, with translation MRLPDTAFTERPWRVHEFIKDFEIEDVWHLQTPGGPDDLALLVAQFDSDGADFKPSPMYKLLFAIRWRLGAILKWDGKEHGLGPRNPSLRDRLPDDLRDGPRGPDMKVVPLKSVYQSKDEWVTEVVNKTVHAAMHIGWVDDGKGGHHAVMAILVKKKGTLGKVYMPLILPFRRVFVTPSLVKAIGRSWRTRTAR, from the coding sequence ATGAGGCTCCCCGACACCGCGTTCACCGAGCGGCCGTGGAGGGTCCACGAGTTCATCAAGGACTTCGAGATCGAGGACGTCTGGCACCTTCAGACCCCGGGAGGCCCCGACGACCTGGCGCTCCTCGTGGCGCAGTTCGACAGCGACGGGGCCGACTTCAAGCCCTCGCCGATGTACAAGCTGCTGTTCGCGATCCGCTGGCGACTCGGAGCGATCCTCAAGTGGGACGGCAAGGAGCACGGCCTCGGGCCGCGCAACCCCTCGCTGCGCGACCGCCTGCCGGACGACCTGCGGGACGGCCCGCGCGGCCCGGACATGAAGGTCGTGCCGCTGAAGTCGGTCTACCAGTCGAAGGACGAGTGGGTGACCGAGGTCGTCAACAAGACCGTCCACGCCGCCATGCACATCGGCTGGGTCGACGACGGCAAGGGCGGCCACCACGCGGTGATGGCCATCCTGGTGAAGAAGAAGGGCACTCTGGGGAAGGTCTACATGCCGCTGATCCTCCCGTTCCGGCGTGTCTTCGTGACCCCGTCCCTGGTCAAGGCGATCGGCCGCTCCTGGCGGACCCGCACGGCCCGCTGA
- a CDS encoding cytochrome P450 produces the protein MDHTSNAHDTAVASGGTCPVDHSAPAAQTTVPSSSLPMVESARLRQVLGIWARPEPFLKQCRAAYGSRFRVKIIPGIRIHVISAPEDVKRMFLAPRDVLHTGSSNGPIEKWTGQNGLAWLDEDAHTARRRAVMPSFRGDALKRVERAVYQLAKETVASWPRDRAVSVHPYAHRYTTQVIMEVLFGEHRPSCEDAMFQEVMKMLEFNSRPASMTMFHRMPAWRVKMLRLLRPNGVNEFLTRRDRVYRMVDAAIEERARSGAEGDDLLGVMLGITNADGSKPSRVEMRDEIMTQFLAGTETTAAAICWSMEFLTRHPEVVERLRAEIEAGEGDEYLTAVVHEVLRLGPPIQQIVPREVVKPIDIGGVRYEPGDRLWASAYLLNRDEHNYPDPDAFKPERFLGVKPGSHTWIPFGGGHTRCLGDRIAFVELKATLTEILTTLDVERADAKQEFAHSRTVVNIPKNGARMIFRPRRVRATTGTR, from the coding sequence ATGGACCACACCAGCAACGCCCACGACACGGCCGTCGCTTCCGGAGGCACGTGCCCGGTCGACCACTCCGCGCCGGCCGCGCAGACCACCGTCCCGTCGTCCTCGCTGCCCATGGTGGAATCGGCGCGGCTGCGCCAGGTGCTCGGCATCTGGGCCCGCCCCGAGCCGTTCCTGAAGCAGTGCCGCGCCGCGTACGGCAGCCGCTTCCGGGTCAAGATCATCCCGGGCATCCGGATCCACGTCATATCGGCTCCGGAGGACGTCAAGCGGATGTTCCTCGCGCCCCGCGACGTGCTGCACACCGGATCCAGCAACGGCCCCATCGAGAAGTGGACCGGCCAGAACGGTCTCGCCTGGCTGGACGAGGACGCCCACACCGCCCGGCGCCGCGCCGTGATGCCGAGCTTCCGCGGCGACGCGCTCAAGCGCGTCGAGCGGGCCGTCTACCAGCTCGCCAAGGAGACCGTCGCCTCCTGGCCCCGGGACCGGGCCGTCTCCGTGCACCCGTACGCCCACCGCTACACCACCCAGGTCATCATGGAGGTCCTCTTCGGCGAGCACCGCCCCTCCTGCGAGGACGCGATGTTCCAGGAGGTGATGAAGATGCTGGAGTTCAACTCCCGGCCCGCCTCCATGACGATGTTCCACCGCATGCCGGCCTGGCGCGTGAAGATGCTGCGCCTGCTGCGCCCCAACGGCGTCAACGAGTTCCTCACCCGCCGCGACCGGGTCTACCGCATGGTCGACGCCGCCATCGAGGAGCGGGCGCGCTCCGGCGCCGAGGGCGACGACCTGCTCGGCGTCATGCTGGGCATCACCAACGCCGACGGCTCCAAGCCCAGCCGCGTCGAGATGCGCGACGAGATCATGACGCAGTTCCTGGCCGGCACCGAGACCACCGCCGCCGCGATCTGCTGGTCCATGGAGTTCCTCACCCGCCACCCGGAGGTCGTCGAGCGGCTGCGCGCCGAGATCGAGGCCGGCGAGGGCGACGAGTACCTCACCGCCGTCGTCCACGAGGTGCTGCGGCTCGGCCCGCCGATCCAGCAGATCGTGCCCCGCGAGGTGGTCAAGCCGATCGACATCGGCGGCGTCCGCTACGAGCCCGGCGACCGCCTGTGGGCCAGTGCCTACCTGCTCAACCGGGACGAGCACAACTACCCCGACCCGGACGCGTTCAAGCCGGAGCGCTTCCTCGGCGTCAAGCCGGGCTCGCACACCTGGATCCCGTTCGGCGGCGGCCACACCCGCTGCCTCGGCGACCGGATCGCCTTCGTGGAGCTGAAGGCGACCCTCACCGAGATCCTCACCACCCTGGACGTGGAACGCGCCGACGCCAAGCAGGAGTTCGCCCACAGCCGCACGGTCGTCAACATCCCGAAGAACGGCGCCCGGATGATCTTCCGGCCGCGCCGGGTGCGGGCCACGACCGGTACCCGCTGA
- a CDS encoding MFS transporter — MSGEGGFHGGGRGRHRRTRTADRGPGGYRLRRILSITVILIGVFISAVDMLIVNIAFPSMQESFPTATLTGLSWVMSAYAITFAALLLPSGRWADRSGRKQVFLLGLALFTGVSAVCAAAPSLEVLVAARAVQGVGAALMAPSSLGLLLGLFAPEKRGIAIGLWTAVGGVGSAAALPLGGLLAEIDWRWVFVVNLPLGTVALLIGAWSLRRSAREAGPVPDLAGSAVLAVSVAAVVATIAQGQSWGWTSPEVAGLSVAGALGLVWTVRRAGRHPAPVFEPELLRIRTIALGNVATGFFFMGVGAMALSTILFLTQVWQHSTLRGAMEIAPGPVCAALCAVPSGILSVRHGVHRVGPVGAAAFAGGGLWWTYALDGTPDFTGHFLPGSVIGGIGFGLILPALAASATLSLPPERVATGTGMASMSRQIGMAVGVSVVAAVLAGRPDLTSFRAAFLIMAGAAIVSGLALFAIGPVRRPAPTGPAAGPQPEHMTRATTR, encoded by the coding sequence ATGAGCGGCGAAGGGGGGTTCCACGGCGGCGGCCGGGGCAGGCACCGGCGCACCCGGACGGCGGACCGGGGCCCGGGCGGCTACAGGCTGCGCCGGATCCTGTCGATCACCGTCATCCTCATCGGAGTGTTCATCTCCGCGGTCGACATGCTGATCGTGAACATCGCGTTCCCGAGCATGCAGGAGTCGTTTCCCACGGCCACCCTGACCGGCCTGTCCTGGGTGATGAGCGCCTACGCGATCACGTTCGCCGCGCTGCTGCTGCCCAGCGGCCGCTGGGCGGACCGATCCGGCCGCAAGCAGGTCTTCCTGCTCGGCCTCGCCCTGTTCACCGGGGTGTCGGCGGTGTGCGCGGCGGCGCCCTCCCTGGAGGTGCTCGTCGCCGCCCGCGCCGTCCAGGGCGTCGGCGCCGCGCTGATGGCGCCCAGCTCGCTGGGCCTGCTGCTGGGGCTGTTCGCCCCCGAGAAGCGCGGCATCGCGATCGGGCTGTGGACCGCCGTCGGCGGCGTCGGCTCGGCGGCCGCGCTGCCGCTGGGCGGGCTGCTGGCGGAGATCGACTGGCGCTGGGTCTTCGTGGTCAACCTGCCACTGGGCACGGTGGCCCTGCTGATCGGCGCCTGGTCGCTGCGCCGCTCCGCCCGGGAGGCCGGCCCCGTGCCGGACCTCGCCGGCAGCGCGGTGCTCGCCGTCTCCGTCGCCGCGGTCGTCGCCACCATCGCCCAGGGCCAGTCCTGGGGGTGGACGAGCCCGGAGGTCGCCGGACTGTCGGTGGCCGGCGCGCTCGGCCTGGTCTGGACGGTGCGCCGCGCCGGGCGGCACCCGGCGCCGGTCTTCGAACCGGAACTGCTGCGGATCAGGACCATCGCCCTCGGCAACGTGGCGACCGGCTTCTTCTTCATGGGAGTCGGCGCGATGGCCCTGTCCACCATCCTGTTCCTCACCCAGGTCTGGCAGCACTCCACGCTGCGCGGCGCGATGGAGATCGCGCCCGGGCCGGTGTGCGCCGCGCTGTGCGCCGTGCCCAGCGGCATCCTGTCCGTCCGCCACGGCGTCCACCGGGTCGGCCCCGTCGGCGCCGCCGCCTTCGCGGGCGGCGGTCTGTGGTGGACCTACGCCCTCGACGGCACCCCGGACTTCACCGGCCACTTCCTGCCGGGATCGGTCATCGGCGGCATCGGCTTCGGCCTCATCCTGCCCGCGCTGGCCGCCTCGGCGACCCTCTCCCTGCCGCCGGAGCGGGTGGCCACCGGCACCGGCATGGCATCCATGTCCCGCCAGATCGGCATGGCCGTCGGCGTCTCCGTCGTCGCGGCCGTGCTCGCGGGACGGCCCGACCTCACCTCCTTCCGCGCCGCGTTCCTGATCATGGCCGGCGCCGCCATCGTCAGCGGGCTCGCCCTGTTCGCGATCGGCCCGGTGCGGCGCCCCGCGCCCACCGGACCGGCCGCCGGACCGCAGCCCGAGCACATGACCCGAGCGACAACGAGATAA
- a CDS encoding acyltransferase domain-containing protein, giving the protein MAVGLLDSSPVFAAEIATCGAALAEFTDWRLEDVLRGAPGAPSLERVDVVQPALFAVMVSLAALWRSYGVEPSAVVGHSQGEVAAAYVAGGLSLRDAARIIALRSRIARDRLIGASCLASLALPAERVERLIAPYGDRITVAAVNGPAAVIVAGDLEVIDTLVEQCEREEIRAKRIPATFASHSPHVEPAREEMLAAFAPVEPRGGTVPLYSTALGEFVDTASMDAAYWYANLRNPVGFEPAIRALAEDGAGCFLEMSPHPVLGVAMEETVAAAGAARVGVVGSLRRGQGGPHRFLLSLAEAHIAGVRADWHAAFEGPAARRVPLPTYAFQRKRYWPASRPAAGDPALSGLGRVGHPVLTAGMRLADRDEWVLTGRLSHETQPWLRDHAAFGLPVAPNTTLVELALAAGRDVGAPLLDEMMFEAPLLLPDGAALQIQAIVGAPDADGRRPVTVHSRPDGDQLADATRHCAGRLAPDTEPAAGWAGAWPPAHAEPVAVDALYEALAALGLDCGPALQGVRAAWRSGGEVFADLALPDGTGAAGFGVHPALFESALHCGQLGFTDGDVPKLPVSWAGVRLAAPGAAGGRVRVAADGDALRLELFAEDGSLVLAVDRVAFHDVDPAHLEELRGAQSSLYRVDWAPVTAAAAVPVRLAVLGDAEAGQPADRYPGLGELADAVAAGAPAPGAVLAAVTAPAGDGLLAVRAAAAEAEELVRRWADLGPAGGVLAVTTRDAVAVRDGEVPDPAQAAVWGVLRAAQSAHPGRFLAVDTDGTALPEWGALLGTGEPHLAVRAGRLVAPRLALVPAPAGADLPGADGTVLLTGGASPQGAALARHLTGRHGVRDLLLLGTAGEGPDARAALDALAGELSGAGARVRALTADADGLAEVLGSLTAPPTAVVHAADGPGGLELAARLDALTAGAPPAAFVLFASFASLGGGGRAGDPAADAAAEALVRRRRAAGLAGTVLAWGPWTAQDGAPGVTGFAADRVPALFDQALAADAPLLAPVRLDQSALRAEARTGGLPALLRGLVRLPAQRAAGGGSLAQRLAGVPDADRERVVLDLVTAQVAAVLGHQGEDAVDAERRLKDLGMDSMSAVGLRNRLAQATGLSLPVSFVFEHPTPGEIARQLLKRAGSAMPEAAPAAGGGTIGRRLRDAAGDGTLTEALRELVEEAGARPVFASAAELPGTDGHIAQLASGPGRVKIVCVPSYVYVVGSGQEQFVRLADRFDGERDVHVCALPGFGTGLSPRSREAAVTILADAIRAAVGDAPFVLAGFSMGGVVARALAAHLQARGTAPAGLVMIDTLALDGDGDGDGTGADDTAGRAFAGLLGGILTGERRDITVDDASWLSMGAYLRLFTGAPAEPVSARTLMIRATEPLGGAAAPDDTRWETADAHVAVEAGHFALMEDAAGATADAIERWIEA; this is encoded by the coding sequence ATGGCGGTCGGACTGCTGGACTCCTCACCGGTGTTCGCCGCCGAGATCGCCACCTGCGGCGCGGCGCTCGCCGAGTTCACCGACTGGCGCCTGGAGGACGTGCTCCGCGGTGCGCCCGGGGCGCCGTCCCTGGAGCGCGTCGACGTGGTGCAGCCGGCGCTGTTCGCGGTGATGGTGTCGCTGGCGGCGCTGTGGCGGTCGTACGGCGTGGAGCCGTCGGCCGTCGTCGGCCACTCGCAGGGCGAGGTCGCGGCCGCGTACGTGGCCGGCGGTCTGTCGCTGCGGGACGCCGCCCGGATCATCGCGCTGCGCAGCCGGATCGCCCGCGACCGGCTCATCGGCGCGAGCTGCCTCGCCTCCCTCGCCCTGCCGGCCGAGCGGGTCGAGCGGCTCATCGCCCCGTACGGGGACCGGATCACCGTCGCCGCCGTCAACGGGCCCGCCGCCGTGATCGTCGCCGGTGACCTGGAGGTCATCGACACGCTGGTGGAGCAGTGCGAACGCGAGGAGATCCGCGCCAAGCGGATCCCGGCCACCTTCGCCTCCCACTCGCCGCACGTCGAGCCGGCCCGCGAGGAGATGCTGGCGGCGTTCGCCCCGGTCGAACCGCGCGGCGGCACCGTCCCGCTCTACTCCACGGCCCTCGGCGAGTTCGTCGACACCGCCTCCATGGACGCCGCCTACTGGTACGCCAACCTGCGCAACCCGGTCGGCTTCGAGCCCGCGATCCGGGCGCTGGCCGAGGACGGCGCCGGCTGCTTCCTGGAGATGTCCCCCCACCCGGTGCTCGGCGTGGCGATGGAGGAGACCGTCGCCGCCGCCGGCGCGGCGCGCGTCGGTGTCGTCGGATCGCTGCGCCGCGGGCAGGGCGGCCCGCACCGCTTCCTGCTGTCCCTCGCCGAGGCCCACATCGCCGGGGTGCGGGCCGACTGGCACGCCGCCTTCGAGGGCCCCGCCGCCCGGCGGGTCCCGCTGCCCACCTACGCCTTCCAGCGCAAGCGGTACTGGCCGGCGTCCCGCCCCGCCGCCGGCGACCCGGCCCTCTCCGGCCTCGGCCGGGTCGGGCACCCGGTGCTCACCGCCGGGATGCGGCTCGCCGACCGTGACGAGTGGGTGCTCACCGGGCGGCTGTCCCACGAGACCCAGCCCTGGCTGCGCGACCACGCCGCCTTCGGGCTGCCCGTCGCCCCGAACACCACCCTGGTCGAACTGGCGCTGGCCGCCGGACGCGACGTCGGCGCACCGCTGCTCGACGAGATGATGTTCGAGGCACCGCTGCTGCTGCCCGACGGGGCGGCGCTCCAGATCCAGGCGATCGTCGGCGCCCCGGACGCCGACGGCCGCCGCCCGGTCACCGTCCACTCGCGCCCCGACGGGGACCAGCTCGCCGACGCCACCCGGCACTGCGCCGGCCGGCTCGCCCCCGACACGGAGCCGGCGGCCGGCTGGGCCGGCGCCTGGCCGCCCGCCCACGCCGAACCGGTGGCCGTGGACGCGCTGTACGAGGCGCTGGCCGCGCTCGGTCTCGACTGCGGCCCGGCGCTCCAGGGGGTGCGGGCGGCCTGGCGCTCCGGCGGCGAGGTCTTCGCCGACCTGGCGCTGCCCGACGGCACCGGCGCCGCCGGATTCGGTGTCCACCCGGCGCTGTTCGAGTCCGCGCTCCACTGCGGTCAGCTCGGCTTCACCGACGGCGACGTGCCCAAGCTGCCGGTCTCCTGGGCCGGTGTCCGGCTGGCCGCCCCCGGCGCCGCCGGGGGCCGGGTGCGGGTCGCCGCCGACGGCGACGCCCTGCGGCTGGAGCTGTTCGCCGAGGACGGCTCGCTCGTCCTCGCCGTCGACCGGGTCGCCTTCCACGACGTCGACCCGGCCCATCTGGAGGAACTGCGCGGCGCGCAGAGCTCGCTGTACCGCGTGGACTGGGCGCCCGTGACGGCCGCCGCGGCCGTGCCGGTGCGGCTGGCCGTGCTGGGCGACGCGGAGGCCGGTCAGCCCGCCGACCGGTACCCGGGCCTCGGTGAACTGGCGGACGCCGTGGCCGCCGGGGCGCCCGCCCCGGGGGCCGTGCTCGCCGCGGTCACCGCGCCCGCGGGTGACGGCCTCCTGGCGGTGCGCGCCGCGGCCGCCGAAGCGGAGGAGCTGGTGCGCCGGTGGGCCGACCTCGGCCCGGCCGGCGGTGTGCTGGCCGTGACCACCCGCGACGCGGTCGCCGTCCGGGACGGGGAGGTGCCCGACCCGGCGCAGGCGGCGGTGTGGGGTGTGCTGCGCGCCGCGCAGTCCGCGCACCCGGGCCGCTTCCTGGCCGTGGACACCGACGGCACCGCGCTGCCGGAGTGGGGCGCCCTGCTCGGCACCGGCGAGCCGCACCTGGCGGTGCGGGCGGGCCGGCTCGTCGCACCCCGGCTGGCCCTGGTGCCCGCCCCCGCCGGAGCCGACCTCCCGGGAGCGGACGGCACGGTGCTCCTCACCGGCGGCGCGAGCCCCCAGGGCGCTGCGCTGGCCCGGCATCTGACCGGCCGTCACGGTGTGCGGGACCTGCTGCTGCTCGGCACGGCCGGGGAAGGCCCAGACGCCCGGGCGGCGCTGGACGCGCTGGCCGGGGAACTGTCGGGGGCCGGGGCGCGGGTACGCGCCCTGACGGCGGACGCCGACGGTCTGGCGGAGGTGCTCGGCTCCCTGACGGCCCCGCCGACCGCGGTGGTCCACGCGGCGGACGGACCCGGCGGCCTCGAACTGGCCGCCCGCCTGGACGCCCTGACGGCGGGGGCCCCGCCGGCCGCGTTCGTCCTCTTCGCCTCGTTCGCCTCCCTCGGGGGCGGCGGGCGGGCCGGCGACCCGGCGGCGGACGCCGCCGCCGAGGCCCTGGTCCGGCGGCGCCGCGCCGCCGGTCTGGCGGGCACCGTGCTCGCCTGGGGTCCGTGGACCGCCCAGGACGGGGCCCCGGGTGTCACCGGCTTCGCGGCCGACCGGGTGCCGGCCCTGTTCGACCAGGCCCTGGCCGCGGACGCGCCCCTGCTGGCACCGGTGCGCCTCGACCAGTCGGCCCTGCGGGCCGAGGCCCGTACCGGCGGCCTTCCGGCCCTGCTGCGCGGTCTGGTCCGTCTCCCGGCCCAGCGCGCGGCCGGCGGCGGTTCGCTCGCCCAGCGGCTGGCCGGCGTGCCCGACGCGGACCGGGAGCGGGTCGTGCTCGACCTGGTCACCGCACAGGTCGCGGCCGTCCTCGGCCACCAGGGCGAGGACGCCGTCGACGCCGAGCGCCGGCTCAAGGACCTCGGCATGGACTCCATGAGCGCGGTGGGGCTGCGCAACCGGCTGGCCCAGGCCACCGGCCTGAGCCTGCCCGTCTCGTTCGTCTTCGAGCACCCCACCCCGGGCGAGATCGCCCGGCAGCTGCTCAAGCGGGCGGGATCGGCAATGCCGGAGGCCGCGCCCGCGGCCGGCGGCGGGACGATCGGCCGTCGGCTCCGGGACGCCGCGGGCGACGGGACCCTCACCGAGGCCCTGCGGGAACTCGTCGAGGAGGCGGGCGCCCGGCCGGTCTTCGCGTCGGCCGCCGAACTGCCCGGCACCGACGGGCACATCGCCCAGCTCGCCTCCGGCCCCGGCCGGGTGAAGATCGTCTGCGTGCCGTCGTACGTCTACGTGGTCGGCTCCGGCCAGGAGCAGTTCGTCCGCCTGGCCGACCGCTTCGACGGCGAGCGGGACGTGCACGTGTGCGCCCTGCCGGGCTTCGGGACCGGGCTCTCGCCGCGGTCCCGGGAAGCCGCCGTCACGATCCTGGCCGACGCGATCCGCGCGGCCGTCGGCGACGCCCCGTTCGTCCTGGCCGGCTTCTCCATGGGCGGTGTCGTGGCGCGCGCGCTCGCGGCACACCTCCAGGCCCGGGGCACGGCTCCCGCCGGCCTCGTCATGATCGACACGCTGGCCCTCGACGGCGACGGCGACGGCGACGGGACGGGCGCGGACGACACCGCCGGACGGGCCTTCGCCGGCCTGCTGGGCGGCATCCTCACCGGGGAGCGCCGCGACATCACCGTCGACGACGCCTCCTGGCTCTCCATGGGCGCCTATCTGCGCCTGTTCACCGGCGCCCCCGCGGAGCCCGTCTCCGCCAGGACCCTGATGATCCGGGCGACCGAGCCGCTCGGCGGCGCCGCGGCGCCGGACGACACCCGGTGGGAGACGGCCGACGCCCATGTCGCCGTCGAGGCCGGTCACTTCGCCCTGATGGAGGACGCCGCCGGGGCGACCGCCGACGCGATCGAGAGGTGGATCGAGGCATGA